One Candidatus Hydrogenedens sp. genomic region harbors:
- a CDS encoding right-handed parallel beta-helix repeat-containing protein, with translation MKNWLLLCCVILLTSLISFAQNSNELMIYISPEGNDAWSGKLPEANENKTDGPLASIHKALEKVKNIRSSGAGEKTVKIVLRGGTYLINAPIVITPEHSGKKDNPTIFENYQNEKPLISGGVKITSWNKEDNKYIADIQALNNGKLSFNSLWVNGERRQPARIPDNTNPFGDYPSKQEFFTAKKYEYIPEGENQPGTLKVFYDEKDPIQNWESLTGSYCVLFCKWAVPLLPIRSVDTDTKCLYLNVPKNFWFGVIFSEGQRFYIEHLFEGLDKPGEWYLNRKEGKLYYIPLPEEDMTAAEVIAPVAEQLLLLEGNPTENKFVEHVVFKGIEFAFTNFPIGERGQSDPQAEVSVSGAIQGTGARYCILEKCSIQHVSNYALWWRSGSQNNIVRQCHLYDLGAGGIKIGETANAETDDSPGPSTVEEKNLYLYEELGATGCGHNTVENCFIHEGGRFLRAGIGVWIGRSSYNRVAHNEICDFRYSGMSVGWCWGYDPSSAHHNIVEYNHIHNIGKAQLADMGGIYTLGVSPGTVLRNNHIHDIMCDPEQYGGWGLYTDEGSSYIILENNIVHHTLTGNFHQHYGRENRVVNNIFALSAREQIIRSREEDHISFIFERNIVYYDNDRLLGSNWTNKKWQMDKNCYWNASGKDVMFKNKTLKQWQEDSFDVNSIIADPMFENPDKCDFRLKENSPAFHLGFQPIDVSKIGLYGEEDWVKLPEKYKRIPCPISSK, from the coding sequence ATGAAAAATTGGTTGCTGCTTTGCTGCGTGATTTTATTAACATCCCTGATAAGTTTTGCACAAAATAGTAATGAACTAATGATATACATCTCACCCGAAGGAAACGATGCATGGTCAGGGAAACTTCCAGAAGCCAACGAAAATAAAACAGACGGTCCTTTAGCCAGTATCCATAAGGCACTGGAAAAAGTCAAGAATATTCGTAGTTCCGGTGCAGGAGAAAAAACAGTAAAAATTGTTTTAAGAGGAGGGACTTACTTAATAAATGCACCTATAGTTATAACTCCGGAACATTCGGGCAAGAAAGATAACCCTACAATATTTGAAAATTACCAAAATGAGAAACCTCTAATTTCAGGAGGTGTGAAAATTACATCGTGGAACAAGGAAGATAACAAGTATATTGCAGATATTCAAGCATTGAATAATGGAAAATTATCATTTAATTCCTTATGGGTGAATGGAGAACGAAGACAACCAGCCCGTATTCCGGATAATACGAACCCATTTGGGGATTATCCTTCCAAACAAGAATTTTTTACCGCAAAAAAATACGAATATATCCCTGAGGGTGAAAATCAACCCGGAACACTTAAAGTTTTCTATGATGAAAAAGACCCTATTCAAAATTGGGAATCACTAACAGGTAGTTATTGTGTGCTTTTTTGTAAATGGGCTGTTCCTTTATTGCCTATCCGTTCTGTGGATACAGATACAAAGTGCTTATATCTAAATGTCCCGAAGAATTTCTGGTTCGGTGTTATTTTTTCCGAAGGGCAACGGTTTTATATTGAACATCTTTTTGAAGGTCTGGATAAACCAGGGGAATGGTATCTTAACCGTAAAGAAGGAAAACTTTATTACATTCCTTTACCTGAGGAAGACATGACTGCTGCAGAAGTCATTGCTCCTGTTGCAGAACAATTGCTTTTATTGGAAGGAAACCCCACAGAAAACAAATTTGTTGAACATGTCGTTTTCAAAGGGATTGAGTTTGCCTTTACTAATTTTCCAATAGGAGAACGGGGACAATCAGACCCACAAGCAGAGGTTTCTGTTTCCGGTGCAATTCAAGGAACAGGTGCTCGCTATTGTATCCTCGAAAAATGCTCAATTCAACATGTTAGTAACTATGCGCTATGGTGGCGTTCCGGTTCACAAAACAATATTGTTCGTCAATGTCACCTATACGATTTGGGAGCGGGAGGAATTAAAATTGGTGAGACGGCAAATGCAGAAACAGATGATAGCCCGGGTCCTTCCACTGTAGAAGAGAAAAATCTGTATCTATATGAGGAGTTAGGAGCAACGGGTTGCGGACACAATACAGTTGAAAATTGTTTCATACATGAAGGTGGGCGATTTTTGCGCGCGGGCATTGGTGTATGGATAGGTCGCAGTTCATATAATCGTGTGGCTCATAATGAGATTTGCGATTTTCGCTATTCCGGTATGTCCGTAGGATGGTGTTGGGGGTATGACCCAAGTTCTGCACATCATAATATTGTTGAATACAATCATATCCATAATATAGGAAAGGCTCAATTAGCAGATATGGGGGGCATTTACACATTAGGCGTTTCACCCGGAACTGTGTTGAGAAACAATCACATTCACGATATTATGTGTGACCCAGAACAATATGGAGGATGGGGATTATACACAGATGAAGGAAGTTCTTATATTATTTTAGAAAATAACATTGTTCATCATACATTAACCGGTAACTTCCATCAACATTATGGCCGTGAAAATCGTGTCGTAAATAATATCTTTGCACTATCTGCAAGAGAACAAATTATCCGAAGTCGAGAAGAAGACCATATCTCATTTATATTTGAAAGAAACATTGTTTATTACGATAATGACCGATTATTAGGTAGCAACTGGACAAACAAAAAATGGCAGATGGATAAGAACTGTTACTGGAATGCGTCAGGGAAAGATGTAATGTTTAAGAACAAGACATTGAAACAATGGCAGGAAGATAGTTTTGATGTCAATAGCATCATTGCAGACCCCATGTTTGAAAATCCTGATAAATGTGATTTCCGTTTAAAAGAAAATTCTCCTGCTTTCCATTTAGGATTTCAGCCAATTGATGTTTCTAAGATAGGATTATACGGAGAAGAAGATTGGGTTAAACTTCCGGAAAAATACAAACGAATACCCTGTCCTATTTCATCAAAATAA